ATCGGCACGCTCCAATGCGGCGTTGGCCAGCGTTTGCCATCGTTGCCGGATGGTTTTCACTTCGTCAGCACCGCGCCCCATTCCCAGGCTTTTACGCTTTTTGTCGCTGAGCTCGATGCTCGACTTGTCGCCAAGGCCATCGTGGCCATAAATGCGTGTGGTAGCGAGCAAGTGCGCGTGATGGTTTCTCTGATCGCCGTCTCGATCCGGCGCGTGCACGGCGAGATCGACGGCGACGCCGTAGCGATCGGACAGTTCGCGGGCAAAGTCGCGGGCAAGCGCCAAACGCTGGTCAGCATCGAGTTCGTGCGGCAGCGCGACTAGATGCTCGCGAGCTACGCGAGCATCCTTTCGCTTCTCAGCGACCTCGGCCTGATTCCATAGCGATTCACGCTCGGGAACGGGCACGCCATCGCGGGTCACGATTTCGGTGTGCACGACACCCCGGCGACGGGTGTAGTCGTGAACGACGCCGGTGCGGTGATCGACCAGCTCAGCACCGGAACGATAAGCGGATGCAGCGACGGCGCTGCGGCCCCCGCTGCGACTTATCGGTTTTGTGCTGAGTGAGAAAATGGCCATCGCTGCACCGGCTCGGGGTTGATTTTGGTTTTTGGGGTCCAGGGGCGGAGCCCCGGCGCACGGACTTGTGTAGGGAGCGAAGCGACTGGAACAAGTCGTAAGTGCGCCCTTCGGGTTTAAACCTCACCCCTTTACTGCATAACTTGATGATAGCATAGAACAAGATGGGTGAGGTTGTCGCCCGGCTGGGCGACCGTTAAGGCAAAGGAGCAAAACATGGCACAGCGTACCACTGAGCAACTGCTGGCTGAGGCTGAAGCCAAAGCCGCGAAATTACGAAAACGCCAGCGCCGTGAGCGCGACAGGCGCTTGTTGTTGACAGGCATCGCATTTGAAGCGTGGGCAGCTGACCAGTCGAGCGACAGCTCGACAGACCGACAGAAAGCTGTCGCGGATATTCTCGACAAATACATCGTTGCTGAGCGCGATCGCAAATTTCTAGGCCTAAAAACCGCTGAGGACAGCTCTTCCTGACGCGCTATATGAGGTTTGCGCATGCGCAAACTCTGCCGCTGAACCCGCCAATGAGCGGGTTTTTTTATGCCTATCAATCGTATTATTTCATATTTTGTATTGTATTTTGTATCATATAAGATATAATATGAAATACAAAATACGATATGGCAAGGAATACGATATGGCACGCCCAGGCATCACGTTTGAAATTGTCGCCCACGCCGCCGACACCCTCGTTGGCCGCGGCGAAAAGCCCACGATTAGCGCTGTGCGCGATGAAATCGGCACCGGCAGCCCCAACACCATCCATCGACACCTCACGGCCTGGAAGGCCACCCAGGCGCCTGCCGAGCGTCAGACGGCCAAGTTACCGGATGAGCTCGCCGGCGCACTCGCCCAGGAGATCGAACGCCAGGCGTCCGCCGCCCGGGCTGACGCTGAAGCGGATGCCCTCGACGCCCGCCAGACCGCCGATTCACTCGCGGAAACCGGCGAGCAGCTGGAAGCGGAAGCGGAGGAACTGCGGGAGCAGATCGAATTGGTAACCGCTGAACGCGATGAAGCCGAGCGCGACCGCCATGAGGCTCGCCAGCTGGTGGCGGAGTTTCGCGAGCACGTGAAGCTGCTTGAGCAGCAGCGGGACGATGCGCGTATGGAGCTGGCCGAGGCCCGCAACCGCATCACCACGCTGACCGAGCAGCGCGATGAAGAGCACAGCGCCCGCCTCACCGCCGAGCGCGACGCCAAGGCCGCCGAAAGTGCCCGAATCGACGCCGACCGTGCCCACGCCGTGGCCATGGCGAAGCTAGAAGCTGCGCAGCAGCAGGCCGACGAACGCGCCCAGGCCCTCAACAACGAGCAGCAGGCCCGTAAAGCCGACGCGGAAGGGCACAAGCAGACATTAGCCGAACAGC
This is a stretch of genomic DNA from Halomonas sp. Bachu 37. It encodes these proteins:
- a CDS encoding DNA-binding protein — encoded protein: MARPGITFEIVAHAADTLVGRGEKPTISAVRDEIGTGSPNTIHRHLTAWKATQAPAERQTAKLPDELAGALAQEIERQASAARADAEADALDARQTADSLAETGEQLEAEAEELREQIELVTAERDEAERDRHEARQLVAEFREHVKLLEQQRDDARMELAEARNRITTLTEQRDEEHSARLTAERDAKAAESARIDADRAHAVAMAKLEAAQQQADERAQALNNEQQARKADAEGHKQTLAEQRAEWRERLNAAEEQAREARQTAQEATQGRLKAESKAELLAARFDAHSANESDQNGPVGGAKKR